A single Candidatus Thalassolituus haligoni DNA region contains:
- the rraA gene encoding ribonuclease E activity regulator RraA has translation MTHYLTPDLCDAYPELIEVVEPMFNNYGGRDSFGGEIVTIKAFEDNSRVRELVATDGKGKVLVVDGGGSLRHAMLGDMLAEKAASNGWEGIIINGCIRDVDVIMETDLGVQALATNPLKTDKRGLGDVNVEVKFGGVVFKPGCFVYADNNGVIVSPQPLSMPND, from the coding sequence ATGACTCACTATCTGACCCCCGACCTGTGCGATGCCTACCCGGAACTGATTGAAGTGGTTGAACCCATGTTCAATAACTACGGCGGCCGCGACAGCTTTGGTGGTGAAATCGTTACTATCAAGGCCTTCGAAGATAACTCCAGGGTACGTGAGCTGGTTGCCACCGATGGCAAAGGCAAAGTACTGGTGGTGGATGGCGGCGGCTCGCTGCGTCATGCCATGCTGGGCGATATGCTGGCAGAAAAAGCCGCCAGTAACGGCTGGGAAGGCATCATCATTAATGGCTGCATCCGCGATGTGGATGTGATTATGGAAACCGACCTGGGCGTACAGGCGCTGGCCACCAACCCGTTGAAAACCGACAAGCGTGGCCTGGGCGATGTGAATGTCGAGGTTAAATTTGGCGGTGTTGTCTTCAAGCCCGGCTGCTTTGTCTATGCCGACAATAATGGCGTGATCGTTTCGCCACAGCCTCTGTCAATGCCTAATGACTGA
- a CDS encoding alpha/beta fold hydrolase, translating to MKSSSELFPVTLARADNLAGFTDDVYLVKHNLDKDRSVEVAVTHLSPGSYETSPARDGRRPPVVLLHGSFTNRSFWLTVDGEGLAAWLVRQGFDVWLMEQRGHGLSPRNNDYTGNTSQQYACCDVPAVNDFVCEKTGEYPAWIGHSLGGVVLATAIAAGKLRPDNCAGVMSFGAQILKRPWYLWMPLGSLSLRTLMSIKGELDGRKIGIGPENEPAGIVNEYLARQAIFGKWQLENIKQPLLPAWRQANVPLRMFAGAGDRIDPASCCRRFYEHYGSDAGIEVAKSMTLLGVENGFSEDYDHLGMVISPAARDEVWPLVASWLGDLVALPGAPVATSEPEPAEY from the coding sequence ATGAAAAGCAGCAGTGAGCTGTTTCCGGTGACGCTGGCTCGGGCTGATAACCTGGCCGGTTTTACCGATGATGTCTATCTGGTCAAACACAACCTCGACAAGGATCGCAGCGTTGAGGTAGCGGTGACGCATTTGTCGCCAGGCAGTTATGAAACATCTCCCGCCCGTGATGGCCGTCGCCCTCCCGTGGTTTTATTACACGGTTCATTTACTAACCGCAGTTTCTGGCTGACAGTGGATGGTGAGGGGCTGGCTGCCTGGCTGGTGCGGCAGGGGTTTGATGTCTGGCTGATGGAGCAGCGTGGCCACGGTTTGTCGCCGCGTAATAACGACTACACCGGTAACACCTCTCAGCAGTACGCCTGTTGCGATGTACCTGCGGTAAATGATTTTGTCTGCGAAAAAACCGGTGAATATCCCGCCTGGATCGGACATTCCCTGGGGGGCGTGGTGCTGGCAACCGCCATTGCAGCGGGTAAGTTACGCCCCGACAACTGCGCCGGGGTGATGTCCTTCGGTGCTCAGATACTGAAACGCCCATGGTATTTATGGATGCCGTTAGGGTCACTGAGTTTACGTACCCTGATGTCAATCAAGGGTGAGCTGGATGGCCGCAAGATCGGTATTGGCCCTGAAAATGAACCGGCCGGTATTGTTAACGAATACCTTGCCCGCCAGGCTATTTTTGGCAAATGGCAGCTGGAAAATATAAAGCAGCCGTTATTGCCTGCCTGGCGTCAGGCCAACGTACCGCTACGGATGTTTGCCGGGGCGGGCGATCGCATCGACCCAGCCAGCTGTTGCCGTCGATTCTATGAACACTATGGTTCAGACGCCGGTATCGAAGTGGCCAAGTCTATGACGTTACTGGGTGTCGAAAACGGCTTCAGCGAAGACTATGATCATCTCGGGATGGTTATCAGCCCGGCGGCTCGGGACGAAGTCTGGCCGTTGGTAGCAAGCTGGCTAGGAGACCTGGTAGCGCTACCAGGTGCTCCGGTGGCGACCAGTGAGCCAGAGCCCGCTGAATACTGA
- the ppsA gene encoding phosphoenolpyruvate synthase, with protein MTDYVLWFDQVGMGDVERVGGKNASLGEMISHLASSGVTVPGGFATSADAYREFLSYQGLADRINAALSDLDVDDVRALAETGAAIRSWILEAPLPPPLEAAIRESYITLQAGNEQMAAAVRSSATAEDLPDASFAGQQETHLNIVGIGNVLHAVRDVFASLFNDRAISYRVHQGFDHSKIALSAGIQRMVRSETASSGVMFSIDTESGFDQVVFITSSYGLGETVVQGAVNPDEFYVHKLNLREGRPSILRRNLGAKAIKMVYNAFASVGQSVETLRVDRELRQQFSVTDAEVEELARMALTIEEHYGRPMDIEWAKDGDDGKLYVVQARPETVKSRTSKTVMERYLLKETGIVLAEGRSIGHRIGSGRVRILNDIDEMDQVQEGDVLVADMTDPDWEPIMKRSAAIVTNRGGRTCHAAIIARELGIPAVVGCEDATERLKDGQEVTVSCAEGDTGYVYDGALDFDIRTNSVDSMPELPFKIMMNVGNPDRAFDFQGLPNAGVGLARLEFIINRMIGVHPKALLNFDNLPEDLKPTVRRRFAGYPGPVDFYVEKLVEGISTLAAAFWPKRVITRLSDFKSNEYANLIGGRLYEPEEENPMLGFRGASRYISKNFRDCFELECRAMRKVRDEMGFTNVEIMVPFVRTPGEAEQVVGLLKDNGLERGKNGLKLIMMCELPANAILADEFLQYFDGFSIGSNDLTQLTLGLDRDSGIIAHLFDERNPAIKVLLENAIQACKRQGKYVGICGQGPSDHPDFARWLMEHGIDSVSLNPDSVMDTWFFLADKSQP; from the coding sequence TTGACTGACTATGTACTTTGGTTTGATCAGGTAGGTATGGGTGACGTGGAACGCGTTGGCGGAAAAAACGCGTCGCTCGGAGAAATGATCAGCCACCTCGCCAGTTCAGGCGTTACCGTTCCGGGTGGCTTTGCTACCAGTGCCGATGCCTATCGGGAATTTCTTTCCTATCAGGGATTGGCGGATCGTATCAATGCCGCGCTGTCTGATCTGGACGTTGATGATGTCCGTGCGCTGGCGGAAACCGGTGCCGCTATTCGCAGCTGGATTCTGGAAGCACCGTTGCCACCACCGCTGGAAGCCGCCATTCGTGAATCTTACATCACCCTGCAAGCAGGCAACGAGCAGATGGCCGCCGCAGTGCGCTCATCGGCCACGGCAGAAGATCTGCCAGATGCGTCTTTTGCCGGTCAGCAGGAAACTCATCTGAATATCGTTGGCATCGGCAATGTGCTGCATGCGGTGCGGGATGTGTTTGCCTCGCTGTTTAATGACCGGGCGATTTCTTACCGGGTGCATCAGGGCTTTGACCACAGCAAAATCGCGTTGTCTGCCGGTATTCAACGTATGGTGCGCAGCGAGACCGCCTCCAGCGGTGTGATGTTCTCGATTGATACGGAATCCGGTTTCGACCAGGTAGTGTTTATTACGTCATCTTATGGTCTCGGTGAAACCGTGGTGCAGGGCGCGGTTAACCCGGATGAGTTTTATGTTCACAAGCTGAATTTACGCGAGGGGCGGCCCTCGATCCTGCGTCGTAACCTGGGTGCCAAGGCCATCAAGATGGTTTACAACGCCTTCGCCAGTGTGGGGCAGTCGGTCGAAACCTTGCGGGTAGACCGGGAGTTGCGCCAGCAATTTTCAGTGACCGATGCCGAAGTGGAAGAACTGGCGCGGATGGCACTGACCATTGAAGAGCACTATGGTCGTCCGATGGACATCGAATGGGCCAAAGACGGCGATGACGGCAAATTGTACGTGGTGCAGGCACGTCCGGAAACGGTCAAAAGCCGCACCAGTAAAACCGTGATGGAGCGTTATTTACTGAAAGAAACCGGCATCGTGCTGGCTGAAGGACGCAGTATTGGCCACCGGATTGGTTCTGGTCGGGTGCGTATTCTGAACGACATCGATGAAATGGATCAGGTTCAGGAAGGCGACGTACTGGTTGCCGACATGACAGACCCGGATTGGGAGCCGATTATGAAGCGCTCTGCGGCGATCGTCACCAATCGTGGTGGTCGCACCTGTCATGCCGCCATCATTGCTCGCGAGCTGGGCATTCCAGCCGTGGTTGGCTGCGAAGATGCCACGGAACGTCTGAAAGATGGTCAGGAAGTGACGGTGTCCTGCGCCGAGGGCGATACCGGTTACGTGTATGACGGCGCACTGGATTTTGATATTCGCACCAACAGTGTCGATTCAATGCCGGAGCTGCCGTTCAAGATCATGATGAACGTGGGTAACCCGGATCGGGCCTTCGATTTTCAGGGGCTACCGAATGCCGGTGTTGGCCTGGCGCGGCTGGAGTTTATTATCAACCGCATGATCGGAGTGCACCCAAAGGCGCTGTTGAACTTCGATAACCTGCCAGAAGATCTCAAACCTACGGTTCGGCGACGTTTTGCCGGATATCCCGGCCCGGTCGATTTTTACGTTGAGAAGCTGGTGGAGGGTATTTCTACCCTGGCCGCTGCTTTCTGGCCCAAGCGGGTGATTACCCGCTTGTCGGATTTCAAATCGAACGAATATGCCAATCTGATTGGTGGCCGCCTGTACGAGCCGGAAGAAGAAAACCCGATGCTGGGCTTCCGTGGTGCTTCCCGTTATATCTCGAAAAACTTCCGCGACTGTTTCGAGCTGGAATGCCGGGCGATGCGCAAGGTTCGTGACGAAATGGGCTTTACCAACGTCGAGATCATGGTGCCGTTTGTGCGCACACCGGGCGAAGCAGAACAGGTGGTTGGCCTGCTGAAAGACAATGGTCTGGAACGCGGCAAAAACGGTCTCAAGCTGATCATGATGTGTGAGCTGCCAGCGAACGCCATCCTGGCGGATGAATTCCTGCAGTACTTTGACGGCTTTTCTATTGGCTCCAACGATTTGACCCAGCTGACACTCGGACTGGATCGTGATTCCGGTATCATTGCCCATTTATTTGATGAACGTAATCCGGCCATCAAGGTGTTGCTGGAAAATGCCATTCAGGCCTGTAAGCGGCAGGGAAAATACGTCGGGATTTGCGGTCAAGGGCCATCCGATCACCCGGACTTTGCGCGCTGGTTGATGGAACATGGCATTGACAGCGTGTCGTTGAACCCGGATTCGGTCATGGATACCTGGTTTTTCCTCGCCGACAAGTCACAACCGTAG
- a CDS encoding pyruvate, water dikinase regulatory protein translates to MKRYAYFISDGTGITAEMLGNSLLAQFEKIEFERVTLPYIDSVTKAEQAVALINADSRKSGQPAIIFDTVIDKTIRQVIDTAEGLKIDIFDAFLKPLEQALEVESSYSVGMSHSAKNTSYLSRIDAVNFALDNDDGARTRHYKTADVILVGVSRCGKTPTCLYLAMQYGIKAANYPLTEEDMADLRLPKSLEPYRSKLFGLTIDPDRLSVIRNERRANSRYSSLKQCYHEVDEVETLYQREQIPFISTTDKSIEEISTRILAETGLQRRLRS, encoded by the coding sequence ATGAAGCGATACGCCTACTTTATTTCTGATGGCACCGGCATTACTGCCGAAATGCTGGGCAACAGTCTGCTGGCCCAATTTGAGAAGATTGAATTCGAGCGTGTAACGCTGCCCTATATTGATAGCGTGACAAAAGCAGAGCAGGCTGTCGCCCTGATCAACGCCGACTCGCGCAAGAGCGGCCAGCCAGCAATTATTTTCGATACCGTCATCGACAAGACCATTCGGCAGGTCATCGACACTGCCGAAGGACTGAAGATCGACATCTTTGATGCTTTTCTGAAACCGCTGGAGCAGGCACTTGAAGTAGAGTCTTCTTACAGCGTCGGCATGTCCCACTCGGCCAAAAACACCAGCTATCTGTCACGCATCGACGCCGTGAACTTTGCCCTGGATAACGACGACGGCGCTCGTACTCGCCATTACAAAACCGCTGATGTCATTCTGGTCGGCGTATCCCGTTGCGGCAAAACCCCGACCTGTCTTTATCTGGCCATGCAATACGGTATCAAGGCGGCCAACTACCCGCTGACTGAAGAGGACATGGCCGATTTACGCTTACCCAAAAGTCTTGAACCCTATCGCAGCAAGCTGTTCGGGCTGACCATCGACCCGGATCGGCTGTCGGTAATTCGTAATGAGCGCCGGGCAAACAGCCGTTATTCCTCGTTGAAACAGTGTTATCACGAGGTCGACGAAGTGGAAACCCTGTATCAGCGTGAACAAATCCCGTTTATCAGTACCACCGACAAGTCGATTGAGGAAATTTCCACCCGTATTCTCGCCGAGACCGGCCTGCAGCGTCGATTACGATCCTGA
- a CDS encoding alpha/beta fold hydrolase: MEKHPVNIRTASVNQHALLLQCANNPGGRRLVLLHGAGIAGELTWTYVANYLAGWSEILIPDFAGMGKSSFLHCVKPTVDDYAGQIDELLTALDWWDADIAGYSFGGMVTTELVKQHAFGLLYLLEPALLSGNDAAGLLAREARYAGLEQRFLDGDEGAYLDFLDAVSPNRRRNPTADRVAVKRLQVNQQGLCQALGAVSESLGRQREYYLDWTSPLPGMSLVGELSSPDMQQRQQRLEQQSPDWIAQGIAGADHSLVFTHPKQVARLMNDRLAMLI; this comes from the coding sequence GTGGAAAAGCACCCCGTTAATATTCGTACTGCCAGTGTCAATCAACATGCGTTGTTGTTGCAATGCGCGAACAATCCCGGTGGACGGCGGCTTGTTTTGCTACACGGTGCCGGTATTGCGGGTGAATTAACCTGGACTTACGTGGCCAATTATCTTGCTGGCTGGAGTGAAATCCTGATCCCGGATTTTGCCGGTATGGGCAAGTCATCCTTTCTTCACTGCGTTAAGCCGACGGTGGATGACTATGCTGGTCAGATCGACGAGCTGCTCACGGCGCTGGATTGGTGGGATGCCGATATTGCCGGTTACTCGTTTGGCGGTATGGTCACCACTGAGCTGGTGAAACAGCATGCCTTTGGTTTGTTGTACCTGCTTGAACCGGCGTTGCTGTCTGGCAACGATGCCGCCGGTTTGCTGGCTCGGGAAGCCCGTTATGCCGGGCTGGAACAACGTTTTCTGGATGGAGACGAAGGCGCCTATCTGGATTTTCTCGACGCGGTATCTCCCAATCGTCGGCGTAATCCGACGGCGGATCGTGTCGCGGTCAAACGTTTGCAGGTCAACCAGCAGGGTTTGTGTCAGGCGCTGGGGGCGGTCAGTGAATCATTGGGTCGCCAACGTGAGTATTATCTGGACTGGACTTCGCCGTTGCCGGGTATGAGTCTGGTCGGAGAGTTAAGCTCGCCGGATATGCAGCAACGACAGCAGCGGCTGGAGCAGCAAAGCCCGGACTGGATCGCCCAGGGGATTGCCGGGGCCGATCACAGTCTGGTGTTTACCCATCCGAAGCAGGTGGCCCGGCTGATGAATGATCGTCTGGCGATGCTGATATAG
- a CDS encoding anthranilate synthase component I family protein codes for MSSPPSATASYTTYLLPFSARELLHCCQQLPGSALIYSGTSGQQQAARPCWAVLAYAPTRVLSASNDHQWRQLKQALEADQIKAASANPATPDNEGFISGWMGYFSYAAGCWTVAGIHPSDNRSTQSQPPHPLAEFHYYPHSLLLDFAEDTVMLRSPRPCTETECGAILEQLNQARARCITNSNTTDTTDTYQWQPQWDASEYQQAFNQVQNYIVSGDVYQVNLTMPFRCHDNLTAISPAKLLEQFDAPFSCYFRGQSLTLFSVSPERFVKIHQQHMVTSPIKGTSPRGKTASEDLANRQWLADSKKNQAENLMIVDLLRNDLGRSAVTGSVQVEKMFDIESHANVHHMVSTIRAEIKPEISPLEAVLNAFPGGSITGAPKKRAMEIIRELEPDSRGLYCGSFGYFSDQGVADFNILIRSVVATPSGAECWAGGGVVKDSTAAGEYDELFSKVQQLLDTIS; via the coding sequence ATGTCCAGCCCTCCCAGCGCCACAGCGTCGTATACAACCTACCTGTTGCCATTTTCCGCCCGCGAGCTGTTGCATTGTTGCCAGCAGCTGCCCGGCTCCGCTCTGATCTACAGCGGCACCAGTGGTCAACAACAGGCTGCCCGACCCTGCTGGGCGGTGCTGGCTTATGCCCCCACACGAGTGCTCTCCGCCAGCAACGACCACCAATGGCGGCAACTGAAACAAGCACTCGAAGCCGACCAGATCAAGGCAGCGTCAGCCAATCCGGCTACGCCAGACAACGAAGGGTTTATCAGCGGCTGGATGGGCTATTTCTCCTACGCTGCTGGCTGCTGGACAGTCGCAGGAATCCATCCATCCGACAACCGGTCGACACAATCTCAGCCGCCACATCCGCTGGCCGAATTCCACTATTACCCTCATAGCCTGTTACTCGACTTTGCCGAAGATACCGTCATGCTCCGCAGTCCCAGGCCGTGCACCGAAACAGAGTGCGGCGCCATTCTCGAACAGCTCAACCAGGCGCGCGCGCGCTGTATTACCAACAGCAATACGACCGACACTACGGACACATATCAGTGGCAACCGCAATGGGATGCCAGTGAATACCAGCAGGCATTCAATCAGGTGCAGAATTATATTGTCTCGGGCGATGTCTACCAGGTGAATCTGACCATGCCCTTCCGCTGTCATGACAACCTGACCGCGATATCACCCGCCAAATTACTGGAACAGTTCGACGCGCCTTTCTCCTGCTACTTTCGTGGTCAGTCCCTGACTCTGTTCAGCGTCAGCCCTGAGCGGTTTGTCAAAATCCACCAGCAACACATGGTCACCAGCCCGATAAAAGGCACCTCACCCCGAGGCAAGACAGCCAGCGAGGATCTGGCCAACCGCCAATGGCTGGCCGACAGCAAAAAAAATCAGGCCGAGAACCTGATGATTGTAGATCTGTTGCGTAATGACCTGGGACGTTCTGCGGTAACCGGCAGCGTTCAGGTTGAGAAGATGTTTGATATCGAATCCCACGCCAACGTGCACCATATGGTCAGCACTATCAGAGCAGAGATAAAACCGGAAATCTCGCCTCTGGAAGCCGTGCTAAACGCCTTTCCTGGTGGCTCGATCACCGGAGCACCAAAAAAGCGCGCCATGGAAATTATCCGCGAGCTGGAACCCGATTCACGAGGGCTGTATTGCGGGTCTTTCGGCTACTTCAGCGATCAGGGGGTGGCCGATTTCAACATTCTGATTCGTTCTGTTGTAGCCACACCCTCAGGGGCGGAGTGCTGGGCAGGCGGCGGCGTGGTCAAGGACTCGACTGCCGCCGGAGAGTACGACGAGCTGTTCAGCAAGGTACAACAGCTTCTGGATACCATAAGTTAA